A single region of the Sphingobium sp. EP60837 genome encodes:
- the rpmI gene encoding 50S ribosomal protein L35 — translation MPKLKTKSGVKKRFKFTASGKVKHGVAGKRHRLISHNAKYIRQNRGTSVMSDADVAHVRLWAPYGLK, via the coding sequence ATGCCCAAGCTCAAGACCAAGAGCGGTGTGAAGAAGCGCTTCAAGTTCACCGCTTCCGGCAAGGTCAAGCACGGCGTCGCTGGCAAGCGTCACCGCCTGATCAGCCACAACGCCAAGTATATCCGTCAAAACCGTGGCACCTCGGTCATGTCCGACGCCGATGTGGCTCACGTGCGCCTCTGGGCGCCCTACGGCCTGAAGTAA
- the rplT gene encoding 50S ribosomal protein L20, with protein sequence MARVKRGTTTKAKHKRILDQAKGYYGRRKNTIRIARQAVEKAGQYAYRDRKVKKRTFRGLWIQRINAGVRAEGLTYSQFMHGLKLAGVDLDRKVLADIAMHEGEAFSAIIAQAKAALPAA encoded by the coding sequence ATGGCACGCGTAAAACGTGGTACGACCACCAAGGCGAAGCATAAGAGGATTCTAGATCAGGCGAAGGGCTATTATGGCCGTCGCAAGAATACGATCCGTATCGCTCGCCAAGCCGTCGAAAAGGCCGGCCAGTACGCTTATCGCGACCGCAAGGTCAAGAAGCGGACCTTCCGTGGACTGTGGATCCAGCGCATCAATGCTGGCGTTCGCGCCGAGGGCCTGACCTATTCGCAGTTCATGCACGGCCTGAAGCTTGCGGGCGTCGATCTGGATCGTAAGGTGCTGGCCGACATTGCGATGCACGAGGGCGAGGCGTTTAGCGCCATCATCGCCCAGGCGAAGGCTGCGCTGCCCGCAGCCTAA
- a CDS encoding LysE family translocator has translation MSLHLWWLYVTAVFLISATPGPNMLHVMTQSIAHGPRKAMMTMAGLMSAVLLCLIASALGLGALLEASPQLFDLLRYAGVAYLIWLGIRAWRAPVSTGGGIAAQPQSAGALYGTGLLTGLSNPKLIIFAAALFPQFIDTDRPFVIQLAILVVSFVVIESFWYSVYALGGTKLKRWLEPANRQQMFNRGTGVLFIGFGGALLGARA, from the coding sequence ATGTCACTCCATCTCTGGTGGCTCTATGTCACAGCGGTTTTCCTGATCTCGGCGACGCCGGGACCGAACATGCTGCATGTGATGACGCAGAGCATCGCCCATGGGCCGCGCAAGGCGATGATGACCATGGCGGGCTTGATGAGCGCGGTGCTACTATGCCTGATCGCCTCTGCGTTGGGATTGGGCGCACTGCTGGAGGCGTCTCCACAGCTCTTCGACTTGCTGCGCTATGCGGGGGTCGCCTATCTTATCTGGCTCGGGATCAGGGCGTGGCGTGCGCCGGTGAGCACCGGGGGAGGCATCGCCGCGCAGCCGCAGTCGGCGGGGGCGCTGTACGGGACGGGGCTGCTGACCGGTCTTTCCAATCCCAAGCTCATCATCTTCGCCGCTGCTCTGTTTCCGCAGTTCATCGACACCGATCGGCCGTTTGTGATCCAGCTTGCGATTCTGGTTGTGAGCTTCGTGGTGATCGAAAGCTTTTGGTACAGCGTCTATGCGCTGGGCGGGACGAAGCTGAAGCGCTGGCTGGAGCCGGCCAATCGGCAGCAGATGTTCAACCGGGGGACGGGCGTGCTGTTCATCGGTTTTGGTGGCGCGCTGCTCGGCGCGCGGGCCTGA
- the pheS gene encoding phenylalanine--tRNA ligase subunit alpha: protein MSEIANLKAGLIADIAAADTLDALEALRVGTMGKNGVVTGLLKTLGPMSPEERLEKGPAIQDLRESVTAALAEKKAALEQAALDAKLAAEKIDMTLPADIGAQGSVHPVSQVMDELAEIFADLGFSVATGPEIEDDWHNFSALNIPETHPARAMHDTFYFPDDASGKKMLLRTHTSPVQIRTMMNGEPPIRIIAPGRVYRSDSDATHTPMFHQIEGLVIDKGITLGHLKWTLETFLKAFFERDDIVLRLRPSYFPFTEPSVEVDVGYTLINGQRVIGGDGDAPGGGWLEVLGSGMVNRRVIEACGLDPDEWKGFAFGTGVDRLAMLKYGMNDLRAFFDGDLRWLKHYGFSALDVPTLSGGVGA, encoded by the coding sequence ATGAGTGAAATTGCCAATCTAAAAGCCGGCCTGATCGCTGACATCGCCGCCGCCGATACGCTCGACGCGCTGGAGGCGCTGCGGGTAGGCACCATGGGCAAGAATGGCGTCGTTACGGGGCTGCTCAAGACCCTCGGCCCCATGAGCCCGGAGGAGCGGCTGGAGAAAGGCCCGGCGATCCAGGATCTGCGCGAGAGCGTGACCGCCGCGTTGGCGGAGAAGAAGGCGGCGCTGGAGCAAGCGGCGCTCGACGCGAAGCTGGCGGCCGAAAAGATCGACATGACCTTGCCCGCCGACATCGGCGCGCAGGGATCGGTGCATCCGGTGAGCCAGGTGATGGACGAATTGGCGGAGATATTCGCGGATCTGGGCTTCTCCGTGGCGACGGGGCCGGAGATCGAGGACGATTGGCATAATTTCAGCGCGCTCAATATCCCGGAGACGCATCCGGCGCGGGCGATGCATGACACCTTCTATTTCCCCGACGACGCTTCGGGCAAAAAGATGCTGCTGCGCACTCACACTTCGCCGGTCCAGATCCGCACGATGATGAACGGCGAGCCGCCGATCCGCATCATCGCGCCGGGCCGGGTCTATCGGTCGGACAGCGATGCCACGCATACGCCGATGTTCCATCAGATCGAGGGGCTGGTGATCGACAAGGGCATTACCCTTGGCCATCTCAAATGGACGCTGGAAACCTTCCTCAAGGCTTTCTTCGAGCGGGACGACATCGTGCTGCGCCTCAGGCCGAGCTATTTTCCCTTCACCGAGCCGTCGGTCGAAGTGGATGTTGGTTACACCCTCATCAACGGCCAGCGGGTGATCGGTGGCGACGGCGATGCGCCGGGCGGCGGCTGGCTGGAAGTGCTGGGCAGCGGCATGGTCAACCGCCGCGTGATCGAGGCGTGCGGGCTGGACCCGGATGAATGGAAGGGCTTCGCCTTCGGCACCGGCGTCGACCGGCTCGCCATGCTGAAATATGGGATGAACGACTTGCGCGCTTTCTTCGATGGCGATCTGCGCTGGCTGAAACATTATGGCTTCTCGGCGCTGGATGTTCCGACGCTGAGCGGAGGAGTGGGCGCATGA
- the pheT gene encoding phenylalanine--tRNA ligase subunit beta, with protein sequence MKFTLSWLKTHLSTDADLPTILKGLTNIGLEVEGVENPAEKLGAFRIARVLTAEPHPQADKLQVLTVDSGDGALQVVCGAPNARAGLVGVFGTEGAVVPVNGMVLKKTAIRGVESNGMMCSFRELELGEDHEGIIELNADSPVGEVYARWAGLNDPVIDVSITPNRQDCMGVRGIARDLAAAGLGTLNPIIVPAVEGVGPGPDVRVEDADGCPAFFARTVRGVANGQSPEWMARRLKAIGQKPISTLVDITNYLMIDLGRPLHVYDMAALKGPLTARRGKAGEEVLALNGKSYTVDETMTVIADDEAVHDIGGIMGGEHSGATDATTDVLIECAYFTPERIAVTGQKLGLTSDARGRFERGVDPAFLDDGLSIATDLVLKLCGGTPSQPTRAGAPPIAAKTVTYDPAQCLALAGVDVADDEQRRILESLGFGIQGNDATFTYEDGMPVTTPANWTVTVPSWRRDIDGWPDLVEEVVRIVGLDQVPSTPLPRMPGVARPTATAEQLVERRVRRTAAARGLAEAINWSFISEKEAASVGGGDWTLANPISEDLKVMRPSLLPGLLSATRRNMDRGATSVRLFEVGRRYFSDKERATVSFVLAGEKTPRGWQTGKAQAFSAFDAKAEVLALLAAAGAPVANLQSFGDASGAYHPGQSGTLRLGPKVVLAEFGVLHPSLAKQFGLTGAVVAGEIFLDAIPAKRKNGFMRAPYAPPALQAVKRDFAFVVDEAVEADALVRAVKGADKKAIVDARLFDVFVGPGVEEGRKSLAIEVTLQPGEKSFSQEELDAISAAVVKAAEKLGGTLRA encoded by the coding sequence ATGAAGTTCACGCTGAGCTGGCTCAAGACGCATCTGAGCACCGATGCCGACCTGCCCACGATCCTCAAGGGGCTGACCAATATCGGGCTGGAGGTCGAGGGGGTAGAGAATCCGGCCGAGAAGCTGGGCGCATTCCGCATCGCCAGGGTGCTGACGGCGGAGCCTCATCCGCAGGCGGACAAATTGCAGGTGCTGACGGTGGATTCCGGCGATGGGGCTTTGCAGGTCGTTTGCGGCGCGCCCAATGCGCGGGCGGGTCTGGTCGGCGTGTTCGGGACCGAGGGCGCGGTGGTGCCGGTAAATGGCATGGTGCTCAAGAAGACCGCCATTCGCGGGGTCGAGTCCAACGGCATGATGTGTTCGTTCCGGGAGCTGGAACTGGGCGAAGATCATGAAGGAATTATCGAGTTAAACGCGGATTCTCCGGTGGGAGAGGTCTATGCCCGCTGGGCGGGGCTTAATGACCCGGTGATTGATGTGAGTATAACACCTAATCGCCAGGACTGCATGGGCGTGCGGGGGATTGCGCGTGATCTGGCGGCGGCGGGACTGGGGACGCTCAATCCGATCATCGTGCCAGCGGTGGAGGGCGTGGGTCCGGGGCCGGACGTGCGGGTCGAGGATGCGGACGGATGCCCGGCCTTCTTCGCGCGGACCGTGCGCGGCGTCGCCAACGGCCAGTCGCCCGAATGGATGGCGCGGCGGCTGAAGGCGATCGGGCAGAAGCCAATCAGCACGCTGGTCGATATCACCAATTATCTGATGATCGACCTTGGCCGACCGTTGCATGTCTATGACATGGCCGCGCTGAAAGGCCCGCTCACCGCGCGCCGCGGCAAGGCGGGCGAAGAGGTACTGGCGCTCAACGGGAAGAGCTACACGGTTGACGAGACGATGACCGTCATCGCCGATGATGAAGCTGTGCATGACATTGGCGGCATCATGGGCGGCGAACATTCGGGCGCAACGGACGCCACCACCGATGTGCTGATCGAATGCGCCTATTTCACGCCGGAGCGGATCGCGGTGACGGGGCAGAAGCTGGGGCTTACCAGCGATGCGCGCGGACGGTTCGAGCGCGGCGTGGACCCGGCCTTTCTGGACGATGGCCTGTCGATCGCGACCGATCTGGTCTTGAAGCTGTGCGGCGGCACGCCGAGCCAGCCGACGCGGGCGGGCGCGCCGCCGATCGCCGCCAAGACGGTCACCTATGATCCGGCGCAATGCCTGGCGCTGGCAGGCGTCGATGTGGCGGACGACGAGCAACGGCGCATCCTGGAGAGCCTGGGCTTTGGCATCCAAGGCAATGACGCGACCTTCACCTATGAAGACGGCATGCCGGTGACCACGCCAGCGAATTGGACTGTAACCGTACCGAGCTGGCGGCGTGACATCGATGGCTGGCCCGATCTGGTCGAGGAAGTGGTGCGGATCGTGGGGCTGGATCAGGTGCCGTCCACTCCCCTGCCCCGCATGCCCGGCGTGGCGCGGCCGACAGCAACGGCGGAGCAGCTGGTCGAACGGCGGGTGCGCCGGACGGCGGCGGCGCGCGGCCTGGCAGAGGCGATCAACTGGTCCTTCATTTCGGAGAAGGAAGCGGCCTCAGTCGGCGGCGGCGACTGGACGCTGGCCAATCCGATTTCGGAGGATCTGAAGGTCATGCGGCCTTCGCTGCTGCCCGGCCTCCTTTCAGCAACGCGGCGCAACATGGATCGCGGTGCGACGTCGGTACGGCTGTTCGAGGTCGGACGACGCTATTTCTCCGACAAGGAGCGCGCGACCGTCAGCTTCGTGCTGGCGGGCGAAAAGACGCCTCGCGGCTGGCAGACGGGCAAGGCGCAGGCTTTTTCTGCTTTCGATGCCAAGGCGGAAGTACTGGCGCTGCTGGCGGCGGCTGGCGCGCCGGTGGCGAACCTGCAGAGCTTTGGCGACGCGTCGGGCGCTTATCATCCCGGGCAGTCGGGCACGTTGCGGCTGGGCCCCAAGGTGGTGCTGGCCGAATTCGGCGTGTTGCATCCTTCGCTGGCTAAGCAATTCGGCCTGACGGGCGCGGTGGTTGCGGGCGAAATCTTCCTGGATGCAATCCCGGCCAAGCGGAAGAACGGCTTCATGCGCGCGCCTTATGCACCGCCCGCCCTGCAGGCGGTGAAGCGCGACTTCGCCTTCGTCGTCGATGAGGCGGTCGAGGCAGATGCACTGGTGCGCGCGGTCAAGGGCGCGGACAAGAAGGCGATCGTCGATGCGCGGCTGTTCGATGTCTTCGTGGGACCGGGGGTCGAAGAAGGGCGCAAGAGCCTGGCCATCGAAGTGACGTTGCAGCCGGGGGAGAAGAGTTTTTCCCAGGAGGAGCTGGATGCGATCAGCGCTGCGGTGGTGAAGGCTGCGGAGAAGTTGGGCGGGACGCTTCGGGCGTAA
- a CDS encoding aldose 1-epimerase family protein — translation MDELVTIASDGLTASINPLGAELWSLTDAQGRELMTDADPRWWTGHAPLLFPFVGRSRGDAYRLNGHDYPIAQHGFARRMAFAQVEHLPESVIFRLEADAVTRAVYPFDFRLDMQFAVAGATLMMTATVMNRGEADMPFSFGYHPAFAWPLPYGGAAEDHIVEFEKAEAMPLRKVGDEPGLIARESVASPVKGNILTPSHAMFEGDALIWDELESHSLYWGVPGRTRLKIDFPDTPWLGLWQKPGARYLCVEPWAGMADLVGFDGDVWEKQGIMRLLPGDERRFRMDVTLVTD, via the coding sequence GTGGACGAGCTTGTAACAATCGCTTCGGATGGCCTGACCGCCAGCATCAATCCCCTCGGTGCGGAGCTTTGGTCGCTGACGGACGCGCAGGGCCGCGAGTTGATGACCGATGCCGATCCGCGCTGGTGGACCGGGCATGCGCCCTTGCTCTTTCCTTTTGTCGGGCGTTCGCGCGGGGACGCCTACCGCCTGAACGGACATGACTATCCGATCGCCCAGCATGGCTTTGCCCGGCGCATGGCCTTCGCGCAGGTGGAGCATCTGCCCGAATCGGTGATCTTTCGGCTGGAGGCAGATGCGGTGACGCGGGCCGTCTATCCATTCGATTTCCGGTTGGACATGCAGTTTGCGGTCGCGGGTGCCACGCTGATGATGACGGCGACGGTGATGAACCGGGGCGAGGCCGACATGCCCTTTTCCTTTGGCTATCATCCGGCCTTCGCCTGGCCGCTGCCTTATGGCGGAGCGGCGGAGGACCATATTGTGGAGTTCGAAAAAGCCGAGGCCATGCCGCTGCGCAAGGTCGGCGACGAGCCGGGGCTGATCGCCCGGGAGAGCGTTGCGTCGCCGGTCAAGGGCAATATCCTGACGCCCAGCCATGCGATGTTCGAGGGCGATGCACTGATCTGGGATGAACTGGAGAGCCATAGCCTCTATTGGGGCGTGCCGGGACGGACGCGGCTGAAGATCGACTTTCCGGACACGCCTTGGCTGGGGCTGTGGCAGAAGCCGGGCGCGCGTTACCTGTGCGTCGAACCGTGGGCCGGGATGGCAGACCTGGTCGGCTTTGACGGCGATGTGTGGGAGAAGCAGGGCATCATGCGGCTGCTGCCGGGGGATGAGCGGCGGTTCCGCATGGACGTAACACTGGTTACCGACTAG
- a CDS encoding peptide chain release factor 3: MTIPSRRTFAIISHPDAGKTTLTEKLLLEGGAIHLAGEVKARGANRRARSDWMKIEQQRGISVTSSVMTFERDGITFNLLDTPGHEDFSEDTYRTLTAVDSAVMVIDAAKGIEPQTRKLFEVCRLRNVPIITFINKVDREGRDAFALLDEVADALALDVCPMSWPVGMGGTFEGIYDFARNRLRQPSGASKEFEGKEVFVDGIDDDALAEHISAQGLEKLREEAELAVGGYADFDLAAYRHGDLTPVYFGSALKLFGVTELIDALAAHAPPPRAQPAEPAPVEPENSEVTGFIFKVQANMDPQHRDRIAFMRLCSGKFRRGMKLTPSGSGKPIAVHSPILFFAQDREIADEAFPGDIIGIPNHGTLRVGDTLSEKAGVRFTGLPNFAPEILRRVALKDPTKTKQLRKALDDLSEEGVIQVFYPEIGSNWIVGVVGQLQLDVLISRLEAEYKVAAGLEASPFDTARWISGEDAAIKDLVAFNGANMAKDRDGNLVFMAKSAWDIGYQQERHPKVKFSATKER; this comes from the coding sequence ATGACCATCCCATCCCGCCGTACCTTCGCGATCATTTCTCACCCTGACGCCGGTAAGACCACGCTGACCGAAAAACTGCTGCTGGAGGGCGGGGCCATCCACCTGGCGGGCGAGGTCAAGGCGCGCGGGGCGAACCGGCGGGCGCGGTCGGACTGGATGAAGATCGAACAGCAGCGCGGCATTTCCGTGACCAGTTCGGTCATGACCTTCGAGCGTGATGGGATCACCTTCAACCTGCTCGACACGCCGGGGCACGAGGATTTCTCCGAAGATACGTATCGCACGCTGACGGCGGTGGATTCGGCGGTCATGGTGATCGACGCCGCCAAGGGCATCGAGCCGCAGACGCGCAAGCTGTTCGAGGTCTGCCGGTTGCGGAACGTGCCGATCATCACCTTCATCAACAAGGTCGATCGCGAAGGGCGCGACGCCTTTGCGTTGCTGGACGAGGTGGCCGACGCGCTGGCGCTGGACGTATGCCCGATGAGCTGGCCGGTCGGCATGGGCGGGACTTTCGAGGGCATTTACGACTTCGCCAGGAACCGGCTGCGGCAGCCTTCGGGCGCTTCGAAGGAATTTGAGGGCAAGGAAGTGTTCGTCGATGGCATCGATGATGATGCGCTGGCCGAGCATATCTCCGCCCAAGGGTTGGAAAAGCTGCGTGAGGAGGCTGAACTTGCGGTCGGCGGCTATGCCGATTTCGACTTGGCCGCTTACCGGCATGGCGACCTGACGCCGGTCTATTTCGGATCTGCGTTGAAGCTGTTCGGCGTGACCGAGCTGATCGATGCGCTCGCCGCCCATGCGCCCCCGCCGCGCGCGCAGCCGGCCGAGCCAGCGCCGGTGGAGCCGGAAAATAGCGAAGTCACCGGCTTCATCTTCAAGGTGCAGGCGAACATGGACCCGCAGCATCGCGACCGCATCGCCTTCATGCGGCTATGTTCGGGCAAGTTCCGGCGCGGCATGAAGCTGACGCCGAGCGGGTCGGGCAAGCCGATCGCGGTGCATTCGCCGATCCTCTTCTTCGCACAGGATCGCGAAATCGCGGATGAGGCTTTCCCCGGCGACATTATCGGCATCCCCAATCATGGGACCTTGCGGGTCGGCGACACCCTGTCGGAGAAGGCGGGCGTGCGCTTTACCGGCCTTCCGAACTTCGCGCCGGAAATATTGCGGCGCGTGGCCCTGAAGGACCCGACCAAGACCAAGCAGTTGAGGAAGGCGCTGGACGACCTGTCCGAAGAAGGCGTGATCCAGGTGTTCTATCCGGAGATCGGGTCGAACTGGATCGTTGGGGTGGTCGGGCAGTTGCAGCTCGATGTGCTGATTTCGCGGTTGGAGGCGGAGTATAAGGTCGCCGCCGGGCTGGAGGCGTCGCCCTTCGACACGGCGCGATGGATCAGCGGCGAGGATGCGGCCATCAAGGATCTGGTCGCCTTCAACGGCGCAAACATGGCCAAGGATCGCGACGGCAATCTCGTGTTCATGGCGAAAAGCGCGTGGGACATCGGCTATCAGCAAGAACGCCATCCCAAGGTGAAGTTCAGCGCGACCAAGGAGCGCTGA
- a CDS encoding glutathione S-transferase, with the protein MYPICYSFRRCPYAMRARMALLVSGQAVELREVALRDKPAQMLAISPKGTVPVLLLPDGQVLDESLDIMRWALGRDDPEQWLAGENRGLIAANDGPFKGHLDRYKYATRHGSDPVEHRNEAMTWLGELEMRLERSPYLTGERRSLTDMAIFPFIRQFAATDSDWFAVQPLPQVRRWLDGHLASDLFARAMLRVAAWREGDEAVFLR; encoded by the coding sequence ATGTACCCGATCTGCTACAGTTTTCGCCGTTGCCCCTATGCGATGCGGGCGCGGATGGCGTTGCTGGTGAGCGGGCAGGCAGTGGAACTGCGCGAGGTGGCGCTGCGCGACAAGCCCGCGCAGATGCTGGCCATATCGCCCAAGGGCACGGTGCCCGTGCTCCTGTTGCCGGATGGACAGGTTCTGGACGAGAGCCTGGATATCATGCGCTGGGCGCTTGGGCGTGATGATCCGGAACAGTGGCTGGCAGGCGAGAATCGCGGGTTGATCGCCGCGAATGACGGGCCGTTCAAAGGGCACCTCGATCGCTATAAATATGCCACGCGTCATGGGTCCGATCCGGTCGAGCATCGGAACGAGGCCATGACATGGCTTGGCGAGTTGGAGATGCGGCTGGAGCGGAGCCCCTATCTGACCGGGGAGCGGCGATCCCTGACCGATATGGCGATCTTTCCCTTCATCCGTCAGTTTGCGGCGACCGATTCGGACTGGTTCGCCGTCCAGCCCCTGCCACAAGTGCGACGCTGGCTGGATGGACATCTGGCGTCCGATCTTTTCGCCCGGGCTATGCTGCGTGTGGCTGCGTGGCGGGAGGGTGATGAGGCCGTGTTTCTGCGCTGA
- the metW gene encoding methionine biosynthesis protein MetW, which produces MTEALRPDLALIARTVTPGARVLDVGCGDGALMAALRDAKQVDARGLEIDGGNVAAAVGRGLSVVQGDADTDLTYYPDASFDYAILSQTLQTTRRPDLVVEELLRIGRQAFVSFPNFAHWRGRLSLMWGGRMPVTRLLPDTWYDTLNIHHVTVDDFRALVKDRGWTIDGQWFLKGDKETTHANANLFAEHAVFLLRK; this is translated from the coding sequence ATGACCGAAGCGCTGCGCCCCGACCTCGCCCTAATCGCCCGCACCGTGACCCCCGGCGCACGCGTGCTGGACGTCGGCTGCGGCGATGGCGCGCTGATGGCCGCATTGCGCGACGCCAAGCAGGTCGATGCCCGCGGGCTAGAGATCGATGGCGGCAATGTCGCCGCCGCGGTCGGGCGCGGCCTGTCCGTGGTGCAGGGTGACGCCGACACTGACCTCACTTATTATCCGGACGCCAGCTTCGACTATGCGATCCTCAGCCAGACGCTGCAGACCACCCGCCGCCCGGACCTGGTGGTGGAGGAACTGCTGCGCATCGGCCGCCAGGCGTTCGTCTCCTTCCCCAATTTCGCCCATTGGCGCGGACGGCTGTCGCTGATGTGGGGCGGCCGCATGCCGGTGACGCGCCTGTTGCCCGACACCTGGTATGACACGCTCAACATCCACCATGTGACGGTCGATGATTTCCGCGCCCTGGTGAAGGATCGCGGCTGGACGATCGACGGCCAATGGTTCCTGAAGGGCGACAAGGAAACCACCCACGCGAACGCGAACCTCTTCGCCGAACATGCGGTGTTCTTGCTGCGCAAATAA
- the metX gene encoding homoserine O-acetyltransferase MetX: MASAPLSDDSRFGLRRQVRLPGPLRLDSGAALAPVDIAYETYGALNEDRSNVVLICHALTGDQYVASDHPVTGKPGWWWRMVGEGKPVDPARHFIVCANVIGSCMGSSGPASPDPATGEPYAMRFPVLTIADMVCAQALLLDHLGVGRLSAVIGGSMGGMQALSWPTIFPDRVESCIVIASTARHSAQNIAFHEVGRQAIMADPNWRGGDYYADAQVPSAGLAVARMAAHITYLSEAGLTEKFGRRLQGRDAKTFGFDADFQVESYLRHQGLSFVERFDANSYLYITRAMDYYDIADDHGGSLATAFAPSRARFCLVSFDTDWLYPTAESRAIVHALNASGAQASFVELSSPFGHDAFLLECPELNRVVDGFLKGGRA; this comes from the coding sequence ATGGCCAGCGCCCCGCTTTCCGATGACAGCCGTTTCGGCCTCCGCCGCCAGGTTCGCCTGCCCGGCCCCTTGCGGCTGGACAGCGGCGCGGCCCTCGCGCCCGTCGATATCGCCTATGAAACCTATGGCGCGCTGAATGAGGATAGGTCCAACGTCGTCCTTATCTGCCATGCGCTGACCGGCGACCAATATGTCGCGTCCGACCACCCGGTCACCGGCAAGCCCGGCTGGTGGTGGCGCATGGTGGGGGAGGGCAAGCCCGTCGATCCGGCCCGCCACTTCATCGTCTGCGCCAATGTCATTGGCAGCTGCATGGGCTCCTCCGGCCCCGCCAGCCCCGATCCGGCGACGGGCGAACCCTACGCCATGCGCTTCCCGGTCCTGACCATCGCCGATATGGTGTGCGCGCAGGCGCTGCTGCTCGACCATCTGGGCGTCGGCCGCCTGTCTGCCGTCATCGGCGGCTCCATGGGCGGCATGCAGGCGCTGAGCTGGCCGACCATCTTCCCCGATCGCGTCGAAAGCTGCATCGTCATCGCCTCGACCGCGCGCCATAGCGCGCAGAACATCGCTTTCCACGAAGTCGGGCGTCAGGCGATCATGGCCGATCCCAACTGGCGCGGTGGCGACTATTATGCCGACGCCCAGGTGCCGAGCGCGGGCCTCGCCGTCGCCCGCATGGCGGCGCACATCACCTATCTGTCCGAAGCGGGCCTCACTGAGAAATTCGGCCGTCGCCTTCAGGGGCGCGATGCGAAAACCTTCGGGTTCGACGCAGACTTCCAGGTGGAATCCTATCTGCGCCACCAGGGCCTGAGCTTCGTCGAGCGGTTCGACGCCAACAGCTACCTCTATATCACCCGCGCCATGGACTATTATGACATTGCGGATGATCATGGCGGCAGCCTCGCCACCGCTTTCGCTCCGTCCCGGGCGCGCTTCTGCCTGGTCAGCTTCGATACGGACTGGCTCTACCCCACGGCGGAATCCCGCGCCATCGTCCACGCCCTCAATGCCAGCGGCGCGCAGGCGAGCTTCGTCGAACTGTCGAGCCCCTTCGGCCACGACGCCTTCCTGCTCGAATGTCCTGAACTCAACCGCGTGGTCGATGGCTTCCTGAAAGGCGGCCGCGCATGA
- a CDS encoding 2-hydroxyacid dehydrogenase — MSASHSIPVIAYGPLSSYLEAQLQARFTVHQVPVDADPASLPEEVREARALIPFGAVGASAAIMDALPKLEIIGLFSVGYDKVDIEHARAKGIRVSNTPDVLTDDVADLAVGLLYATVRNIAANDRMVRSGAWARGERPQLSGSVTGRRIGILGLGRIGRAIARRLEPVAGEIAYHSRRAVMDAPYRYVPDAMTLARECDAVIVATSGGPEARGLVDAAMLDALGPQGVLVNISRGSVIDEDALVAALTERRIGGAGLDVFVNEPHVPEALFAMDHVVLQPHQGSATENTRKAMADLVLANLDAWVAGEPLVTPVI, encoded by the coding sequence ATGAGCGCCAGCCACTCCATTCCCGTCATCGCCTATGGTCCGCTTTCGTCCTATCTTGAGGCGCAATTGCAGGCCCGTTTTACCGTGCATCAGGTGCCGGTGGATGCCGATCCGGCCAGCCTTCCCGAAGAGGTGCGGGAGGCGCGGGCGCTGATCCCCTTTGGCGCTGTGGGGGCTTCGGCGGCGATCATGGATGCGCTGCCCAAGCTAGAGATAATCGGCCTGTTTTCGGTGGGCTATGACAAGGTCGATATCGAGCATGCCCGCGCCAAGGGCATCAGGGTGAGCAATACGCCCGATGTTCTGACTGACGACGTGGCCGACCTGGCGGTGGGGCTGCTCTACGCCACGGTGCGCAATATCGCGGCCAATGACCGAATGGTGCGGTCGGGCGCTTGGGCGCGGGGAGAGAGGCCGCAGCTCAGCGGCAGCGTGACCGGGCGGCGGATCGGGATATTGGGGCTGGGCCGGATCGGCCGTGCCATCGCGCGGCGGCTGGAGCCGGTGGCGGGGGAGATAGCCTATCATAGCCGCCGCGCGGTGATGGATGCACCCTATCGCTATGTGCCCGACGCGATGACGCTGGCGCGGGAGTGCGACGCGGTGATCGTCGCGACGTCGGGCGGGCCGGAAGCACGCGGACTGGTGGACGCGGCGATGCTGGACGCGCTGGGGCCGCAGGGCGTGCTGGTCAATATCAGCCGGGGCAGCGTGATCGACGAAGATGCGCTGGTCGCGGCGCTGACGGAACGGCGGATCGGGGGCGCGGGGCTGGACGTGTTCGTGAACGAACCCCATGTGCCCGAAGCGTTGTTTGCGATGGACCATGTCGTGCTTCAACCGCATCAGGGCAGCGCGACCGAAAATACGCGCAAGGCGATGGCGGACCTGGTGCTGGCCAATCTGGACGCCTGGGTGGCGGGCGAACCGCTGGTCACTCCGGTCATTTAG